GTCGGCGCGCCCCGTCACCGCAGAGATCGGCATCCCGGCGCCGAGTCCCTTGCCCATGGTCACGATGTCCGGCTCGGCGCCCAGCCGCTCGCAGGCGAGAAGGGTTCCCGTCCGCCCGAAGCCCGTCTGCACCTCGTCGGCGATGAAGACGATGCCGTTCTCGCGGCAGAAGGCCTGAAGTTTCTTCAGAAATTTCACGGGGGCGGGAAGGAACCCGCCTTCGCCCTGCACCGGCTCGATGATGACGGCCGCCACCTGGCTCGCGTCGATATCGATGGCCACCATGTCCTCGAATTGACGGAAGCATTCCTCCGCCACGAAGTCCTCCTCCCCACCTTTCTCGCCCGTCCCCGGCCAGCGATAGAGGTAGGGGAAAGGCGCGCGGTAGACGTCCGGGCAGTACGGGCCGAAGCCGACCTTGTAAGGCAAGGCATGGGACGTAAGGGTCATGGCCATGTGGGGACGCCCGTGATAGGCGTGCTCGAAGCAGACGACGGCGGTCCTGCCGGTGGCGGCGCGGGCGATTTTGATCGCGTTCTCGACGGCCTCCGCGCCCGAGTTCACGAGCAGTGTCTTCTTGGGGAAGGGGTCCGGCGTCACGCGGTTCAGGCGCTCGGAGAGACGCACGTATCCCTCGTAGGGCGTGACGTTGATGCTCGCGTGCAGGAAGCGGGACGCCTGCTCCTGGACGGCGCGGACGATCCGCTCGGGGGCGTGCCCCACGTTAGTGACGGCGATGCCCGCGGCGAAGTCTAGGAGCCGGTTTCCGTCCACGTCCTCGAGCTCCGCTCCGTGGGCCTTCACCACGTAAATGTGCGTGTAACTGGCCACGCCGCGGGGGACGTACTTCTTACGCTCCGCATCAAGCGCCTTGCTGCGGGGACCCGGCAGCTCCGTTTTGAGCTTGATCATACGGGGACGCCTCCGAAGGAGTTAATAAACCGTGCCCTCGAAGAACACCGCGCCCTTCGTGACGCGTGCTTCCCCCGTTCCCCGGGGATGCTGTGCGTCTCGAAGGGCGCGGATGCTGATCGTCTCATATAGCTAACGGTCTAACAGCCCGTTCTTCTACCTCCTATATGCTCTGGGCGGTCCTAGCTTGGTCCGCTGCAGGCGGGATTCGACCATCGGCTTTCACCCGGTTTCGGCTTAGTAGTACCAGCCTATGCGGTTTTCGTCGAGGTTGAGGTTGACCTGCTTGACCTGCAGGTACTCGTCGATGCCGTACAGCCCGAGCTCGCGGCCGATGCCGCTCTGCTTGTAGCCGCCCCACGGCATCTCGTTGAACGTCGGGCCGAAGTGGTTGATCCAGATGATGCCCACCCGCAACTCGCGCATCATTTTTATAGCCCGGGGGAAGTTCTTCGACCAAATGCCAGCCGCAAGCCCGTACTCCGTGTCGTTGGCCATCGCGATGGCTTCCTCGTCGGTGCTGAACGGGGTGACACCCACGACCGGCCCGAACATTTCCTCCCGGTTGATGCGCATGTTGGCCGTGACGTTGTCGAAAATGGTCGGCTCGAAGAAGTTCCCTTTCTCGAACTCCTTGCCCGCCGGCCTCTTGCCGCCGCACACGAGCGTCGCGCCTTCCTTTTTGCCGATTTCGACGTAATCTTCGATAATCTTGAGCTGTTCGGGGGATACGAGGGGGCCCATTTTGACGCCGGGCTTCAAGCCGTGGCCGACCTTGATGGTGCCGATTTTGTCCTTCATGGCCTGGACCAGTTTCTTGTGGATGGATTTATGGACCAGCAGCTTGGAACCCGCCGAGCAGACCTCACCCTGGTTGAAGAAGGCGCCGAACAACGCACCTTCCACGGCCGCGTCGAAGTCCGCGTCTTCCAGGATGATGTTGGGGTTCTTTCCGCCGAGCTCCAGCGTGCACTTCTTCGTCGTTTCGGCCGCCGCGGCCATGACCTTGCGCCCGGTATCCGTTCCCCCCGTGATGGCGACTTTGTCTACGTCGGGATGGCCGGCGAGTAAGTTGCCTATTTTCCCTCCGGGGCCTGTCACGACGTTGATCACGCCGGGTGGAAAATCGATCTCCGACATGATTTTGGCAAGTTCGAGAACCGTAATCGGCGTGAACGACGACGGTTTCATAATGAGGGTATTGCCCGCGGCGAGGGAAGGAGCCAGTTTCCACGTCGCCATCAGCATCGGATAGTTCCACGGGACAATCTGTCCGCACACCCCGTAGGGCTCGCGCACCACCATGCTCCAGTGCATCGGGTCGGGCACGTCCATGGTCTCGCCGTGAATTTTCGTGGTAAACCCCGCGTAGAACTCGAAACAGTCGGCGGCGTCGCTTATGTCCGCCTCCGCTTCCGGATAGGGCTTGCCGTTGTTGCAAACCTCAAGCTCTGACAGCCTCTTGAGGTTCTTGCGTATGGCCTCGGCGACTTGGAGCAAGAGCTTGGTGCGCTGCATAGCGCCTGTTTTCCGCCAGGGTCCTTTGTCGAAGGCCTTGCGGGCGGCCTTGATGGCTTCCTCCATGTCCTCGACGCCGGCCTCAGGGACATGACCAAGGGATTCCCCGTTGCCCGTGTCGAGGATTTCTTTGGTCTTGCCGCTCTTGGCTTGCACAAGCTTGCCGTTGATCAGCATGTCATATTTCTTCATGCTTACTGTCTCCTTTTTCTGTTTTTGTTGCTATACAGAAGCTTTGCAGGCCGTACCCGCTCCGGGGGTCGGCCTCCCACGTGCTAAAGACCAATACTCTAGCAGAAGTGCCTTCTCATGTCAAGTCAAGTTTTGGGTAAAAAAATCCGAAAAAAAGGGGTAGGGGAGGGGGGGGGAATGGCCCGCAGGCTGCCGCTTCGCCGCTACGGGGCGATAAGCATGCCTATGAAAATCAGCACGATGCAGAACCACTGCAAGCCCGTCGGCCTCTCCCTCAGGGCCGGGTGCAGGTAGGCGAACAGGAGCGTCACAGCCGGGTAGGCGCCCGACAAGGTCGTCACGAGCGTGGCCGTGCCCATGCCGTAGGCCACTATGGCCGCCAGGTCCCCGATAACGAACATCGCCGCGGGCGGCGTGGCGTGCTTCACCTCCCCGGCCGGGCAGCCCTTCTGCTCGTCCCGAATCCAGCCGTACCCGCCCAATACGAGCACGCTGCTGAGCATCATATACAACATGAGATTGCTTTCGGTCGTGACCTCGTCCGCGCGGGGCAGCATGTAAAAGTAATCCTGCAGCGTCGCCCCGCTCCCCCAGCAGAAATCGGCCAAAACGGCCTGGATGAACCACAGGGGCATCCCCAAAATCCGGCGCCTGGCCTTCTCGGAGGAGGCGGATTTTTCCCGGTTCCGCCCGGAGGGCTCGTACGCGATGCCGATGCACCCGCCGATCACCAACATGACCCCCAGGTATTGAATGGGAGAGAGGTATTCGTCCAAAAAAATGCGGGCCTCCAGGGCGGTCACGACCGCGTAGGCCGCGGAAACCGTGCCGACGATGCTGACGGGGCCTCCGAGGAGGGACTCGAAGTAAAGAACCCAGCCCGCGGCATCCAGTGTGCCGGCCAGCAGCCCGCAAAACAAGAACTGGTGTACTTCGGGAGCGAAGGGCGAAGGCTTGCCTTCGGCGCTCGTGTAAAAAGCCCACAGAAAATACGCCAGTGTGAGGACGGCCTTTACCCCGATGAAGTACAGGCAGAAGCGGGGAGGCTTCATATCCGCGATGTACATCTTCGCGTACCCCTGGCCAAACCCGTAGAGAAAAAACGCGGATAGCGTAGGCAGCAGCCAAAAATGCGCTTCAGACAATTTCTTACGCCTCTTCTTCCCTAAAGACGGGCGCGCGCAGACGAGATTCGGCCCTCATATTCCGCTTTGACCCATGGTTGACACTTGTTGGCTTTTTTAGATAAAATGCCATTATGCATGTGAGCCCGGAAAAAAACAAGGGCGCAATATTTACCGTGGGAAGAGCCCTGTTCCGGCCATAAGGTCTGCAGAAATCGCAGGCATATCCTTCAGCACTATAGACTTGCTTGACTGACCAGTGTTATTACGCTATTGTGGATGGTAACAAGTGTGGTGATGACCCCAAAATAAAGGAGCTACAGAAATGAGCCCAAAAAAGAGCAAAGGGGCGGCGGGGGAGAAGTCTAAAAATAATCCGAAAAAACTCAAGTTCTTCGTGAACGGCGAGTGGCGCGAGACGAAGAGCGGGAAGTACATGCCCATCACCAACTCGAGCACCGGTGAGGTCATGGCCGAGACGCCGAAGTGCACCGCCGATGAGGTCCGCGAGGCCGTGGAGGCCGCGGAGGCGGCCTTTCCGGAATGGAGCGACACCCCGCTGGCCCTACGCACCCAGGTTATGTTCAAATTCAAGAGCATAGTCGACGATCACATCCACGAGCTGGCCACGCTTCTGGCGACGGAGATGAGCAAGAACTACGCCGAAGCCCGCGGTGACGTGATCAAGGCCGTCGAGGTCGTCGAGCTGGCCTGCGCGCTTCCGGTCACGATGCAGGGCGACAGCCTGATGAACGTCTCCAGGGGGTTCGACACGGTCAGCTACCGCGAGCCGCTCGGGGTGTTCGTAGGCATCGCCCCCTTTAACTTTCCGGCGATGATCCCCATGGGCTGGATGACGCCGCTGGCCCTCACCACGGGCAACACCTACGTGCTCAAGGCCCCAAGCCTGGTGCCCCAGACGTCCATGCGCATGACGGAAATGCTCGCGGATGCCGGGCTCCCACCCGGTGTTTTCAACCTCGTGACCTGCTCACGCAACGAGGCCGAGCTGCTGCTGGAGCACCCGGCGGTCAAGGGCATCACCTTAGTGGGCTCGAAAAAGATCGGCCTGCACGTATACCAGAAGGCCGCGGAAACAGGCAAACGCGTCCAGGCGCTGGTCGAGGCGAAGAACCACGCCCTTATCCTCAAGGACGCCCCCATCATGGCCACCGCCCAGCGGATCATCAACTCGGCCTTCGGCTGCGCGGGCCAGCGCTGCATGGCCCTGCCGGTGATCGCCGTGGAGGAGGCCATTGCCGACGAGATTGTGGCCGCCATCGTCAGTCTGGCCAAGAAACTAAAAATCGGTCCCGCGTGGGAGAAGGATACACAACTGGGGCCGCTGGTCACGCAGGAGCACCTGGATTTCGTCACCGGCTGGATCGAAAAGAGCGTCGAAGAGGGCGCCAAGCTGGTGCTCGACGGCCGGAACCCGAAGGTGCCGCCGGGCTGCGAGGGCGGATACTTCTTGGGCCCGACCGTCTTCGACCATGTCACCCCCAAGATGACGTGCGGCGACGAAGAGGTATTCGGGCCGGTGCTGTACGTGAAGCGCATCAAGGATTTCGAGCATGGCCTGCAGGTGGCCAACGCCAGCGAGTTCGCCAACGGCGGTGCCATCTTCACGCAGAGCGGACACTACGCCCGCGAGTTCGCAAAACGGACCCACTCCGGCATGGTGGGCATAAACGTTGGGATCCCCGTGCCCATCTCGGTCTTCCCCTTCTGCGGGCACAAAAACAGCTTCTTCGGCGACCTGCACGTCATGGGCCGAGACGGAGTCGCCTTCTACACAGAAACCAAGGCCGTAACGAGCTACTGGTTCACGGAAAAAGACCTGAAGGGCGAAAAGGTTGGAACCTGGGAAGGGACGATCTCCCGAACCTAGCTCGAAGCGAAAGACGTTACACGGCTGGAGACAACAACGATGAAAACAAAAGAACTGTACGACTCGTACATGATCACCAGCATGGTCGCGGGATTCGAACCCGTCGTGGTGGCCCGCGCGAAGGGATGCACCTTCACCGGCGACGACGGCCGCGAGTACCTGGACTGCTTCAGCGGCATCGCGGTCGTGAACGCAGGGCACGGCCACCCCAAGGTCCTGGAGGCGGCGCGCAAGCAGCTCGATGAGCTCGTCCACTGCTGCACCTACGTCTACTACAACCCGCGGGCGGCCGAGCTGTGCGAGAAGCTGGCCGCTGCGACGCCGGGCGCGCTCAAGAAGAGTTTCCTCGGAAACAGCGGCGCCGAGGCCATCGAGGGCGCCATGCGCCTGGCGAAGCAGCACACCAAGCGCAAAGAGATCGTGGCCCTCACCCACAGCTTCCACGGCCGCACCGTCGGCACGCTTTCCGTGACGGGAAACCGCGGACGCAAGAAAGGCTCGGGGCCCTATCTCTCGGGAGTCGCCTTCGCCCCGGCGCCCCACTGCTACCGCTGCCCGTTCAAGCTTGAGTATCCGGGCTGCGACGTGGCATGCGCCCATGCCGTGAAGGACATTATCCAAACCCACACCGCGGGTGACGTGGCCGCGTTCCTCGCCGAGCCGGTGATGGGCGAGGGCGGCATCATCGTGCCGCCGAAGGAATACTTCCAGATCGCGGCGGGCATCATCCGCGACGACGGGGGCCTGTTCATCGCCGACGAGGTGCAGAGCGGGTTCGGCCGCACCGGAAAGCTTTTCGCCATCGAGCACTACGGCGTCGAGCCGGACATCATGT
The DNA window shown above is from Acidobacteriota bacterium and carries:
- a CDS encoding aldehyde dehydrogenase family protein, whose product is MKKYDMLINGKLVQAKSGKTKEILDTGNGESLGHVPEAGVEDMEEAIKAARKAFDKGPWRKTGAMQRTKLLLQVAEAIRKNLKRLSELEVCNNGKPYPEAEADISDAADCFEFYAGFTTKIHGETMDVPDPMHWSMVVREPYGVCGQIVPWNYPMLMATWKLAPSLAAGNTLIMKPSSFTPITVLELAKIMSEIDFPPGVINVVTGPGGKIGNLLAGHPDVDKVAITGGTDTGRKVMAAAAETTKKCTLELGGKNPNIILEDADFDAAVEGALFGAFFNQGEVCSAGSKLLVHKSIHKKLVQAMKDKIGTIKVGHGLKPGVKMGPLVSPEQLKIIEDYVEIGKKEGATLVCGGKRPAGKEFEKGNFFEPTIFDNVTANMRINREEMFGPVVGVTPFSTDEEAIAMANDTEYGLAAGIWSKNFPRAIKMMRELRVGIIWINHFGPTFNEMPWGGYKQSGIGRELGLYGIDEYLQVKQVNLNLDENRIGWYY
- a CDS encoding aspartate aminotransferase family protein; protein product: MKTKELYDSYMITSMVAGFEPVVVARAKGCTFTGDDGREYLDCFSGIAVVNAGHGHPKVLEAARKQLDELVHCCTYVYYNPRAAELCEKLAAATPGALKKSFLGNSGAEAIEGAMRLAKQHTKRKEIVALTHSFHGRTVGTLSVTGNRGRKKGSGPYLSGVAFAPAPHCYRCPFKLEYPGCDVACAHAVKDIIQTHTAGDVAAFLAEPVMGEGGIIVPPKEYFQIAAGIIRDDGGLFIADEVQSGFGRTGKLFAIEHYGVEPDIMCMAKGIADGFPLGAFIAREDIADAFTPGDHLSTFGGNPISCAAAMANLGVMKDEKLPENAAARGAQLMERLKAFKQKCKLVGDVRGKGLMIGIELIKDAKKTPAPKEAKATQKLCREAGVLVGVGGTTGNVVRLQPPLVITEAQAAQAADALEKALLEVAKTA
- a CDS encoding CoA-acylating methylmalonate-semialdehyde dehydrogenase is translated as MSPKKSKGAAGEKSKNNPKKLKFFVNGEWRETKSGKYMPITNSSTGEVMAETPKCTADEVREAVEAAEAAFPEWSDTPLALRTQVMFKFKSIVDDHIHELATLLATEMSKNYAEARGDVIKAVEVVELACALPVTMQGDSLMNVSRGFDTVSYREPLGVFVGIAPFNFPAMIPMGWMTPLALTTGNTYVLKAPSLVPQTSMRMTEMLADAGLPPGVFNLVTCSRNEAELLLEHPAVKGITLVGSKKIGLHVYQKAAETGKRVQALVEAKNHALILKDAPIMATAQRIINSAFGCAGQRCMALPVIAVEEAIADEIVAAIVSLAKKLKIGPAWEKDTQLGPLVTQEHLDFVTGWIEKSVEEGAKLVLDGRNPKVPPGCEGGYFLGPTVFDHVTPKMTCGDEEVFGPVLYVKRIKDFEHGLQVANASEFANGGAIFTQSGHYAREFAKRTHSGMVGINVGIPVPISVFPFCGHKNSFFGDLHVMGRDGVAFYTETKAVTSYWFTEKDLKGEKVGTWEGTISRT
- the gabT gene encoding 4-aminobutyrate--2-oxoglutarate transaminase encodes the protein MIKLKTELPGPRSKALDAERKKYVPRGVASYTHIYVVKAHGAELEDVDGNRLLDFAAGIAVTNVGHAPERIVRAVQEQASRFLHASINVTPYEGYVRLSERLNRVTPDPFPKKTLLVNSGAEAVENAIKIARAATGRTAVVCFEHAYHGRPHMAMTLTSHALPYKVGFGPYCPDVYRAPFPYLYRWPGTGEKGGEEDFVAEECFRQFEDMVAIDIDASQVAAVIIEPVQGEGGFLPAPVKFLKKLQAFCRENGIVFIADEVQTGFGRTGTLLACERLGAEPDIVTMGKGLGAGMPISAVTGRADIMDAVGVGGIGGTYAGNPLSCASALEVLDMFEDGSLLKCARAMEEPLRKRLLSFKDKYEFIGNVQGIGTMQAMEIVKSRATKEPDWEAAWKILTHCYKRGLVILSAGTYDSIVRMLMPLTIEPEQVEEGLDVLETALQALKT
- a CDS encoding DMT family transporter, giving the protein MSEAHFWLLPTLSAFFLYGFGQGYAKMYIADMKPPRFCLYFIGVKAVLTLAYFLWAFYTSAEGKPSPFAPEVHQFLFCGLLAGTLDAAGWVLYFESLLGGPVSIVGTVSAAYAVVTALEARIFLDEYLSPIQYLGVMLVIGGCIGIAYEPSGRNREKSASSEKARRRILGMPLWFIQAVLADFCWGSGATLQDYFYMLPRADEVTTESNLMLYMMLSSVLVLGGYGWIRDEQKGCPAGEVKHATPPAAMFVIGDLAAIVAYGMGTATLVTTLSGAYPAVTLLFAYLHPALRERPTGLQWFCIVLIFIGMLIAP